The Rhodoferax sediminis genome has a segment encoding these proteins:
- a CDS encoding OmpA family protein, whose translation MTKSPSRSVASPVRWVLPLCAALLISSCSLLRRSQTEAPSLPHIAEPAPHLAQMNFGRQAEFGLCTPPVCPAVTPKTLAPPLPHATLPTLRPLVGSSTLDAGEEIMPPSSGTTTRSPSPSSRAPESISKTVTVHFRFGDASLSPADKLALDSAVAVAPDARHIVISGRTYSIGPANANALLATARARTVNDYLRTEHPHLASVLKLDAQGTCCYVASNDTERGRGLNRRVDVLFSSDGEQPH comes from the coding sequence ATGACGAAATCCCCCTCTCGCTCGGTCGCCAGCCCTGTCCGCTGGGTTCTGCCGCTCTGTGCCGCCCTGCTCATCTCGTCCTGCAGTCTTTTGCGGCGCAGCCAGACGGAAGCACCTTCGCTCCCACACATCGCCGAGCCCGCGCCACACCTGGCCCAGATGAACTTCGGACGCCAGGCTGAGTTCGGCCTGTGTACGCCGCCGGTTTGCCCTGCTGTCACGCCCAAGACGCTCGCGCCGCCACTTCCGCATGCAACGCTGCCCACTCTCCGACCGCTCGTCGGGTCATCAACCTTGGACGCTGGAGAAGAAATCATGCCTCCGTCTTCTGGCACAACGACAAGATCGCCTTCTCCTTCCAGTCGTGCCCCGGAGTCCATCAGCAAGACAGTGACCGTGCATTTCAGATTTGGCGATGCATCACTGAGCCCCGCAGACAAGCTCGCATTGGACAGTGCCGTGGCAGTGGCACCCGATGCCAGGCACATCGTCATCTCGGGCCGCACCTACAGCATCGGACCTGCCAACGCCAACGCACTACTTGCCACAGCCCGTGCCCGCACTGTCAACGACTACCTGCGGACAGAACATCCCCATCTGGCTTCTGTTTTGAAACTCGATGCCCAGGGAACCTGCTGCTACGTGGCCTCGAACGACACGGAAAGGGGCCGCGGCCTCAACCGCCGCGTCGACGTCCTCTTCAGCAGCGATGGGGAGCAACCGCACTGA
- a CDS encoding lytic transglycosylase domain-containing protein, which translates to MHLSVFAVLIASAVLAAMPSWALACWGEAAQRYSVPVELLYAIARVESNLNPKAVNRSHFQKTGSYDIGLMQINSGHLRTLARYGIRESDLYDPCTNLHVGAWLLTDSFSRRGVSWDAVGAYNAACSQLKGEACNQARAKYAWRVYQRLPSQQASTTAGAAAPHRRPAQAPTTVPMQLAVRVSP; encoded by the coding sequence ATGCATTTGTCGGTTTTCGCCGTATTGATTGCCTCAGCTGTGCTGGCTGCCATGCCCTCCTGGGCACTGGCCTGCTGGGGTGAAGCCGCGCAACGCTATAGCGTACCGGTCGAACTGCTGTATGCCATCGCCCGCGTCGAATCCAACCTGAACCCCAAGGCAGTCAATCGCTCACACTTTCAGAAAACCGGTTCTTACGACATCGGCCTGATGCAAATCAACAGCGGGCACCTGCGCACGCTCGCACGTTACGGCATCCGCGAATCCGACCTGTACGACCCCTGCACCAACCTTCATGTGGGCGCCTGGCTGCTGACGGACAGTTTTTCTCGTCGGGGCGTTTCGTGGGATGCGGTCGGCGCCTACAACGCGGCGTGTTCACAGCTCAAAGGTGAGGCCTGCAATCAAGCCCGAGCCAAGTACGCATGGCGGGTCTATCAGCGACTGCCATCACAGCAAGCAAGCACCACAGCGGGCGCAGCAGCGCCGCACCGCCGGCCGGCGCAGGCACCAACCACCGTTCCCATGCAACTTGCTGTCCGGGTGTCGCCATGA